One Halarcobacter ebronensis genomic window carries:
- a CDS encoding sensor domain-containing diguanylate cyclase, translating into MDQKLKKSSPYIVGFLILLFIFSSYLIYKNEVYEFKKNSYYNTYRNVEYLKEYFTISESFLYSMKYTIEDKLKLECNCSHPSYINLQYNKEKDIYTITNIKGIEGESSLCGIGNPKTFKQESINEINSSLYLKPIFLAAKDVIFDLKRVYYKSLNEFVFIYPDFTFQNSKTLKKLYECKEWKKSIEKMQTNNNFILTDLIKDRLADGYIITLMIPIKNKNRIKGAVGIDIELNTFNDFISALNLKGETYIINDKNRVIASKNKNFLNSTLDTSNKDFIKYQILENQLSLVHIIDNFELFKNAFLNSIGKILILFLLISILIILIYLRILSLKLQHLANTDSLTNLLNRRAIESAINKQIEISRRYKQPLSFLLIDIDHFKKFNDSYGHDIGDEVLVKISNLFRYLIRSCDIVGRIGGEEFLISLANTNLDEAYILAERIRKLVNEITIDNINMNITVSIGCTTLNKNDTYKTIFKRVDTLMYEAKKGGRDNTIKR; encoded by the coding sequence ATGGATCAAAAATTAAAGAAATCGTCTCCTTACATTGTAGGGTTTTTAATTTTATTATTTATATTTTCTTCTTACCTTATCTACAAAAATGAAGTTTATGAATTTAAAAAAAACTCATATTACAACACTTACAGAAATGTTGAATATCTAAAAGAGTACTTTACAATTTCAGAATCATTTTTGTATTCAATGAAATATACCATTGAAGATAAACTAAAACTTGAATGTAATTGTTCTCATCCTTCATATATAAATCTACAATACAACAAAGAAAAAGATATCTATACTATTACTAATATAAAAGGTATAGAAGGGGAATCTAGTTTATGTGGAATTGGAAATCCCAAAACTTTTAAACAAGAGAGTATAAACGAAATAAATAGTTCTTTATATCTAAAACCTATTTTTCTTGCAGCAAAAGATGTTATCTTTGATTTAAAAAGGGTCTATTATAAATCCCTAAATGAATTTGTTTTTATCTATCCAGATTTTACTTTTCAAAATAGCAAAACATTAAAAAAATTGTATGAATGTAAAGAGTGGAAAAAATCAATTGAAAAGATGCAAACTAATAATAATTTTATTTTAACAGATTTAATAAAAGACCGTTTAGCAGATGGATACATTATTACTTTGATGATTCCTATTAAAAATAAAAACAGAATTAAAGGTGCAGTAGGTATTGATATTGAATTGAATACTTTTAATGACTTTATATCTGCTTTAAATTTGAAAGGAGAGACTTATATTATAAATGACAAAAATAGAGTTATTGCTTCAAAAAATAAAAACTTTTTAAATAGCACATTAGATACGTCTAACAAAGATTTCATAAAATACCAAATCTTAGAAAACCAATTATCATTAGTTCATATTATTGATAACTTTGAACTATTTAAAAATGCTTTTTTAAACAGCATTGGAAAGATTCTTATTCTTTTTCTTCTAATCTCTATTTTAATTATTCTAATCTATTTAAGAATATTGTCTTTAAAACTACAACATTTAGCAAATACTGATTCATTGACAAATCTACTTAATAGAAGAGCCATAGAGAGTGCAATAAACAAACAGATTGAAATAAGTAGAAGATATAAACAACCTCTCTCTTTTCTTTTAATAGATATTGATCATTTCAAAAAGTTTAATGACTCTTATGGACATGATATTGGAGACGAAGTTTTAGTTAAAATATCTAATCTTTTTAGATACCTAATAAGAAGTTGTGATATTGTAGGAAGGATAGGAGGAGAAGAGTTTTTAATCTCTTTGGCAAATACCAATTTAGATGAGGCTTACATTCTTGCTGAAAGAATTAGAAAATTGGTAAATGAGATTACTATTGACAATATAAATATGAATATTACAGTTAGTATTGGATGTACAACATTGAATAAAAATGATACTTACAAAACAATATTTAAAAGGGTTGATACACTAATGTATGAAGCAAAAAAAGGTGGGAGAGATAATACAATAAAGAGATAA
- a CDS encoding potassium channel family protein, which produces MKNNSLFIVLQRMRIPFLVIVVTYTIAIVGLLIIQGVDDKGEPYHMTIFDAFYFISYTASTIGFGETPYTFTYPQRLWVSFSIYITVLGWFYGIGSLVSLFQDKLFLKEMEKSKFKRQVKGLKDKFIIILGYNQISSEIINRALEQGIRTVVIEKDESRANELILENFTPTVPVLVADAFTPVALIEAGIKKSNCKGLVSIFEDDALNLRIALTSKLLNSYVRLAIKSTTTNHSENLRDLDVEIIANPFSIISNEIALAINAPNILKLEKWIYKIDHLNTNLPSFPKGKYIVCGYGRMGQHIYENLKSSSIEAEFVELDKSKVTGFNQDNTFKIRCGNADDKDMLLDVGVKEAVAIISATNDDTTNLSILATAKKLNPKIMTIARENEMDDFSIFKNAKVDHIFMPARILINKTTNALISPLSDKFISMICKKDDSWGAKLLKDLIQIIDENPLLYEIKINKKSAPQIFDALKENKEIDLGVFNHSLYNREQKNNIIPLLILKEEEEILLPNFNTSLEEGDEILFACDENAKDEIEYIAQNFYEFYYAYTGQERKTIFLRNKK; this is translated from the coding sequence GTGAAAAACAACTCTTTATTTATTGTCCTTCAAAGGATGAGAATACCTTTTTTGGTTATAGTTGTAACTTATACAATTGCTATAGTTGGATTACTAATAATTCAAGGGGTAGATGATAAGGGAGAACCTTATCATATGACTATCTTTGATGCTTTCTATTTTATCAGTTATACAGCTTCAACTATAGGTTTTGGTGAGACACCATATACTTTTACTTATCCTCAAAGATTGTGGGTTAGTTTCTCTATTTACATAACTGTTCTTGGTTGGTTTTATGGTATTGGTTCATTAGTTAGTCTTTTTCAAGATAAGCTTTTTTTAAAAGAGATGGAAAAGTCTAAATTTAAAAGACAAGTAAAGGGATTAAAAGATAAATTCATTATTATTTTAGGTTATAATCAAATAAGTAGTGAGATAATAAATAGGGCTTTGGAACAAGGTATTAGAACTGTTGTTATTGAAAAAGATGAGAGTAGGGCAAATGAGCTTATTTTAGAAAATTTTACACCAACAGTTCCAGTTTTAGTTGCCGATGCCTTTACTCCAGTGGCATTAATCGAAGCAGGAATAAAAAAGAGTAACTGCAAAGGTTTAGTCTCTATTTTTGAAGATGATGCTCTAAATCTTAGAATTGCACTTACTTCAAAACTTTTAAACTCTTATGTAAGACTTGCAATAAAATCAACAACAACAAATCACAGTGAAAATTTAAGAGATTTGGATGTTGAGATTATTGCCAATCCTTTTTCTATTATTTCAAATGAGATTGCTTTAGCTATAAATGCTCCAAATATTTTAAAGCTTGAAAAATGGATATATAAAATTGATCATCTAAATACAAATCTTCCATCTTTTCCCAAAGGGAAATATATTGTTTGTGGGTATGGAAGAATGGGACAACATATTTATGAGAACTTAAAATCAAGTAGTATTGAAGCAGAGTTTGTTGAGTTGGATAAATCAAAGGTTACAGGTTTTAATCAAGATAATACTTTTAAGATTAGATGTGGAAATGCTGATGATAAAGATATGTTACTTGATGTGGGAGTTAAAGAGGCAGTTGCAATAATTTCTGCAACGAATGATGATACAACAAATCTCTCTATATTAGCAACAGCTAAAAAGCTTAATCCAAAAATTATGACAATTGCAAGGGAAAACGAGATGGATGATTTTTCAATTTTCAAAAATGCAAAAGTTGACCATATTTTTATGCCTGCAAGAATTTTGATAAATAAAACTACAAATGCTCTAATAAGTCCACTCTCTGATAAATTTATTTCAATGATTTGTAAAAAAGATGACTCTTGGGGAGCAAAACTTTTAAAAGATTTAATTCAAATAATTGATGAGAATCCATTACTTTATGAAATTAAAATTAACAAAAAATCTGCTCCTCAAATTTTTGACGCATTAAAAGAAAACAAAGAGATAGATTTGGGTGTTTTTAATCACTCTTTATATAATAGAGAACAAAAAAATAATATAATACCGCTTTTGATACTAAAAGAAGAGGAAGAGATACTTCTTCCTAATTTTAACACATCTTTAGAAGAGGGTGATGAGATTCTTTTTGCTTGTGATGAAAATGCAAAAGATGAGATAGAGTATATTGCACAAAATTTTTATGAGTTTTATTATGCATACACAGGACAAGAGAGAAAAACAATATTTTTAAGGAATAAAAAATGA
- the nusB gene encoding transcription antitermination factor NusB, whose protein sequence is MATRTQARESVIGLLYAYDLGNEGIAKFVDEILEEKKIRNKQKEFALELFNGVVENIEAIDEELISHLTQGGINDTGSVEKSILRLAIFEIMFKGLDKAIVINEAIELAKKLASDSAPKFINGLLDKVSKKA, encoded by the coding sequence TTGGCAACAAGAACACAAGCAAGAGAGTCTGTAATTGGTCTGCTTTATGCCTATGATTTAGGAAATGAAGGTATAGCAAAATTTGTAGATGAAATTTTAGAAGAAAAAAAGATTAGAAACAAACAAAAAGAGTTTGCTTTAGAGCTTTTTAACGGTGTTGTTGAAAATATTGAAGCTATTGATGAAGAGTTAATAAGCCATTTAACTCAAGGTGGAATAAATGACACAGGAAGTGTTGAAAAATCTATTCTAAGACTTGCAATTTTTGAAATTATGTTCAAAGGTTTGGATAAAGCTATTGTTATAAATGAAGCTATTGAGTTAGCAAAAAAACTAGCTTCAGATTCTGCTCCTAAGTTTATAAATGGATTACTTGATAAAGTAAGTAAAAAGGCTTAG
- a CDS encoding DUF6394 family protein, with amino-acid sequence MNLDKVISGFFIILAMTLNFGFFYGDMTSLEHHSKYELMAAIVVNIIATTLKLGDKTQMGSVLLATSLVADIQLIAAASIWTIAFYAYTINQEVIGIIISLSGGALIANFVSVALYVGDTLKSKR; translated from the coding sequence ATGAATTTAGATAAAGTAATTTCAGGTTTTTTTATAATCTTAGCCATGACACTTAATTTTGGATTTTTTTATGGGGATATGACCTCATTGGAACACCATAGTAAGTATGAGTTAATGGCTGCAATTGTTGTAAATATAATTGCAACTACTCTTAAACTTGGAGATAAAACGCAAATGGGTTCAGTTTTACTTGCAACCTCGCTAGTTGCAGATATTCAACTTATAGCTGCTGCTTCTATTTGGACTATTGCTTTTTATGCGTATACAATAAATCAAGAAGTTATTGGAATAATAATTTCATTATCTGGTGGTGCCTTAATAGCAAATTTTGTCTCTGTTGCTCTATATGTTGGAGATACACTAAAATCAAAAAGATAA
- a CDS encoding DMT family transporter, translating to MTENVSLGIKYMLFASFMFACMGAFAKELSDSMSSLEVVFFRNVFGVILILISIYRSPLKQIGGKPLLLIFRGTVGFLSLLFFFYNIANIPLGEAMTFSKTSTIFSAIFAYIFVKEKLGFKGWLGVFIGFIGILFITKFDGSSLDKTDWLGILSGVGAGLAYTSIRELRKYYDGRTIVLSFMGIGTLGPLILMFVSEFYTVANYDYIFATFVMPQSGDWLYIILLGIVSTYAQVYMTKAYSVAKAGIIGTISYANIAFSIFIGILLGDSFPDIWILFGIGLIVISGIFVSSKKE from the coding sequence ATGACTGAAAATGTATCTTTAGGTATAAAATATATGCTTTTTGCCTCTTTTATGTTTGCTTGTATGGGAGCTTTTGCAAAAGAGCTAAGTGACTCTATGAGTTCACTTGAAGTAGTTTTTTTTAGAAATGTATTTGGTGTTATTTTAATATTAATCTCTATTTATAGATCTCCCCTAAAACAAATTGGTGGAAAACCTTTACTTCTTATTTTTAGAGGAACAGTAGGATTTTTGTCTCTTCTTTTTTTCTTTTATAATATTGCAAATATTCCTTTGGGTGAAGCTATGACTTTTTCTAAAACTTCAACAATCTTTAGTGCTATTTTTGCTTATATTTTCGTAAAAGAGAAGTTAGGCTTTAAAGGTTGGCTTGGAGTTTTTATAGGTTTTATTGGAATACTTTTTATTACAAAATTTGATGGAAGCTCTTTGGATAAAACTGATTGGTTGGGAATTTTAAGTGGTGTTGGAGCAGGGCTTGCTTATACTTCAATTAGAGAACTTAGAAAATATTATGATGGAAGAACAATTGTACTTTCATTTATGGGAATTGGAACACTTGGACCTCTTATATTAATGTTTGTTTCTGAATTTTATACGGTTGCAAACTATGATTATATTTTTGCAACATTTGTTATGCCACAAAGTGGTGATTGGCTCTATATTATTCTTTTAGGTATTGTTTCAACCTATGCGCAAGTTTATATGACAAAGGCTTATTCTGTTGCAAAGGCAGGAATAATAGGTACAATATCTTATGCTAATATTGCCTTTTCTATTTTTATTGGGATTTTATTAGGGGATAGTTTTCCAGATATTTGGATACTATTTGGAATAGGATTGATTGTTATTAGTGGAATTTTTGTATCAAGTAAAAAAGAGTAA
- the kdsA gene encoding 3-deoxy-8-phosphooctulonate synthase: MIILTGPCVLEDRDKVMKIAEMLKPLSEDKRVDFYFKASFDKANRTSLSSFRGPGLEEGLKLFQEVKEQFGYRLITDIHESYQAAPVGEVVDILQIPAFLCRQTDLLVAAAKTKCKVNIKKGQFLAANSMKHPVEKVLKTRGVDEVSFQASKDNGVWLCERGNTFGYGALVVDMKNLIAMREYAPVIFDATHSAQVPSTGETTGGNSAIVPSLARAAAAVGVDGFFFETHYDPSIALSDGPNMLQIDELYKTVNEIFAIKEALGYN, encoded by the coding sequence ATGATTATTTTAACAGGACCTTGTGTTTTAGAAGATAGAGACAAGGTTATGAAAATTGCAGAGATGTTAAAACCTTTAAGTGAAGATAAAAGAGTAGATTTCTATTTTAAAGCCTCTTTTGATAAGGCAAATAGAACAAGTCTTAGCTCTTTTAGAGGACCAGGTTTAGAAGAGGGGTTAAAACTATTTCAAGAGGTAAAAGAGCAGTTTGGTTATAGATTAATAACAGATATTCATGAATCTTATCAAGCTGCACCTGTGGGTGAAGTTGTGGATATTTTACAAATTCCTGCCTTTTTATGTAGACAAACAGACCTTCTAGTTGCAGCTGCAAAAACAAAGTGTAAAGTAAATATAAAAAAAGGGCAGTTTTTAGCTGCAAATAGTATGAAACATCCAGTTGAAAAAGTACTTAAAACAAGAGGTGTTGATGAGGTTAGTTTCCAAGCTTCAAAAGATAACGGAGTTTGGCTTTGTGAAAGAGGAAATACCTTTGGATATGGAGCTTTAGTTGTGGATATGAAAAATCTAATAGCTATGAGAGAGTATGCTCCTGTGATTTTTGATGCAACTCACTCAGCTCAAGTTCCAAGCACTGGTGAGACTACTGGTGGAAATAGTGCAATTGTTCCAAGTTTGGCAAGAGCAGCTGCAGCTGTTGGAGTGGATGGTTTTTTCTTTGAAACTCATTATGATCCTTCTATTGCTTTAAGTGATGGACCAAATATGCTTCAAATAGATGAACTTTATAAAACTGTTAATGAGATTTTTGCTATTAAAGAGGCATTAGGGTATAATTAA
- the cas9 gene encoding type II CRISPR RNA-guided endonuclease Cas9 (Cas9, originally named Csn1, is the large, multifunctional signature protein of type II CRISPR/Cas systems. It is well known even to general audiences because its RNA-guided endonuclease activity has made it a popular tool for custom editing of eukaryotic genomes.), with protein MKKVLGLDIGTNSIGFSLNEIEIKNEQTVFNELTSNSIIFSEYIKAEDRRKFRSGRRRNERNSRRKQIVRKLLCDFNFADKLIVSQPIKYFNKLSQKQNPYILREVAVNGKSLSKDEFTFALYTIISRRGYSNQFKTEESKDDGAITEPIKKNKTIYLENKLTIPSLVLLNKKTELEKDGFINVAIRNKKDDYTNSIGREFWEEELEKLLHSQKNNIELFENSEKYETFKNKLLYGVNENSLGQFEQRPLKSMEDMVGYCSFYNIYHQNPQKRVAKSHISSIEFTLRQRIENSKELIFNDKTGEIFTPSKEEIENTIELWLKKPPTQTINTKNVFDKAGLKNIKIKTTDKQDDTILDIKLHTQLLEIFKTANIDIFEKHRDLYTKILEKIHYFVNKDQIVKEIKKVDIQNILSDETIDRLSKVDKGTKEAYSSFSLLFIDEILQKLRDGKTYQDSLTQLGYFRKYLDITPYDYLPPLNPSKDDIKWLEKNIKNFKVEHLFYQPLVSPNVKRVISILRRLINDLIKKYGKIDQIIIETARELNSKTEEDNIKESQANSRKEIKEAEKLLEANKYEVTNKNIERARLFTEQKARCLYSGDPMTLEEALDETVSEVEHFIPRSKIWINSYKNKILVFKKYNQNKSDTHPITYLKSKNAWEDFQHRVNENLLNKSKINWLTNEDNINNIWNNEKLEDRFLNDTRSATKIIANYLEHYLYPKQNEHGKGETNDKLIRVTGKAISELKRLWGINKVQPKNENDKKDRTTNYHHTIDAIVISLLNSSAKKALNDFFKQNENGFKTKAILENLSARFPKTKEGISLVDFVKEKVTKYENDELYICPIMKKRDNIVGFKDGNIKLYWDEEKEIFCQIDKKNIDKNLLFDQNGKDVNDSEVKKRVEDLIKSLDLPKQNNIKNAIENYKEILLQTRTKIKDLEEQIKELKGNLPNKKDYIETPETIDIKEKMKLLTDEKQIQIDIQNQPCFFLTNKGQKQIIRNIKIKTKEASKVDSIIITDKTQTSRVKRLTKDIYDELKSTQTPFVAKLNDTTLNVDLYNTVKGQVIGLNYFSSIKNNIEPKIYETKISLIKNYEDKITISKGDLLEIENLKDNTKKYYVFNGGGKISAGNNKLVLKSINTKNEFQITLNKDTIAKKVFINYQGDISYEEFKK; from the coding sequence ATGAAAAAAGTTTTAGGTTTAGATATTGGTACAAATAGTATAGGTTTTTCCTTAAATGAAATAGAAATAAAAAATGAACAAACAGTTTTTAATGAGTTAACTTCAAATAGTATTATTTTTAGTGAATATATTAAAGCAGAAGATAGAAGAAAATTCAGAAGTGGTCGAAGAAGAAATGAAAGAAATAGTAGAAGAAAACAAATAGTTAGAAAACTTCTTTGTGATTTTAATTTTGCTGATAAATTAATTGTTTCTCAACCAATAAAATACTTCAATAAACTATCACAAAAACAAAATCCATATATATTAAGAGAAGTAGCAGTAAATGGCAAAAGTCTTTCAAAAGATGAGTTTACCTTTGCTCTTTATACAATTATTTCAAGAAGAGGTTATTCAAATCAATTTAAAACAGAAGAATCAAAAGATGATGGTGCTATAACAGAACCAATTAAAAAAAATAAAACAATTTATTTAGAAAACAAATTAACTATACCATCTTTAGTTTTACTAAACAAAAAAACAGAACTTGAAAAAGATGGATTTATAAATGTAGCAATTAGAAATAAAAAAGATGATTATACCAACTCAATAGGTAGAGAATTTTGGGAAGAAGAGTTAGAAAAGTTATTACATAGCCAAAAAAACAATATTGAGCTTTTTGAAAACAGTGAAAAATATGAAACTTTTAAAAACAAGCTTTTATATGGAGTAAATGAAAACTCTTTAGGACAATTTGAACAAAGACCTTTAAAAAGCATGGAAGATATGGTGGGATATTGTAGTTTTTATAATATTTATCATCAAAATCCACAAAAAAGAGTTGCTAAATCACATATTTCAAGTATAGAATTTACACTTAGACAAAGAATTGAAAACTCAAAAGAACTGATTTTTAATGATAAAACAGGAGAAATATTTACACCGTCAAAAGAAGAGATAGAAAATACAATAGAACTTTGGCTAAAAAAACCACCGACACAAACAATTAATACAAAAAATGTATTTGATAAAGCAGGACTTAAAAATATAAAAATAAAAACAACAGATAAACAAGATGACACTATCTTAGATATAAAACTGCATACTCAACTTTTAGAAATATTTAAAACTGCAAACATAGATATCTTTGAAAAACACAGAGATTTATATACAAAAATTTTAGAAAAAATCCATTATTTTGTAAATAAAGACCAAATAGTAAAAGAGATAAAAAAAGTTGATATTCAAAATATTTTAAGTGATGAAACCATTGACAGATTATCAAAAGTTGATAAAGGGACTAAAGAAGCTTATTCATCATTTTCACTTCTTTTTATAGATGAAATTTTACAAAAATTAAGAGATGGGAAAACCTATCAAGACAGTTTAACCCAACTTGGATATTTTAGAAAATATTTGGATATAACACCTTATGATTATCTTCCTCCATTAAATCCCTCAAAAGATGATATAAAATGGCTTGAAAAAAATATAAAAAATTTTAAAGTAGAACATCTGTTTTATCAACCTCTAGTTTCTCCAAATGTAAAAAGAGTTATCTCAATTCTTAGAAGACTTATAAATGATTTGATAAAAAAATATGGAAAAATTGACCAAATTATTATAGAAACAGCAAGGGAATTAAACTCAAAAACAGAAGAAGATAATATAAAAGAATCTCAAGCAAATAGTAGAAAAGAGATAAAAGAGGCTGAAAAATTACTAGAAGCCAATAAATATGAAGTTACAAATAAAAATATTGAACGAGCAAGACTATTTACTGAACAAAAAGCAAGATGTCTTTATAGTGGAGATCCAATGACTTTGGAAGAGGCTTTAGATGAAACCGTAAGTGAAGTTGAACATTTTATTCCACGAAGCAAGATTTGGATAAATTCATATAAAAATAAAATCTTGGTTTTTAAAAAATACAATCAAAATAAAAGTGATACACACCCAATAACTTATCTAAAATCAAAAAATGCTTGGGAAGATTTTCAGCATAGAGTAAATGAAAATTTATTAAATAAGAGTAAAATCAATTGGTTAACAAATGAAGATAATATAAACAATATTTGGAACAATGAGAAGCTTGAAGATAGATTTTTAAATGACACAAGAAGTGCTACAAAAATCATAGCAAACTATTTAGAGCATTATCTCTATCCAAAGCAAAATGAGCATGGAAAAGGTGAAACAAACGATAAATTAATAAGAGTAACAGGGAAAGCCATAAGTGAACTCAAACGACTTTGGGGAATAAATAAAGTTCAACCTAAAAATGAAAATGATAAAAAAGACAGAACTACAAACTATCATCATACTATAGATGCTATTGTTATTTCACTTTTAAACTCTTCAGCAAAAAAAGCATTAAATGACTTTTTTAAACAAAATGAAAACGGCTTTAAAACAAAAGCTATTTTAGAAAATCTAAGTGCAAGATTTCCTAAAACTAAAGAGGGTATCTCTTTGGTTGATTTTGTAAAAGAAAAAGTTACAAAATATGAAAATGATGAGTTATACATTTGCCCTATAATGAAAAAAAGAGATAATATCGTGGGATTTAAAGATGGGAATATTAAGCTTTATTGGGATGAAGAGAAAGAAATATTTTGCCAAATTGATAAAAAAAATATAGATAAAAATCTACTTTTTGACCAAAATGGAAAAGATGTAAATGATAGTGAAGTGAAAAAAAGAGTAGAAGATTTAATAAAATCTTTAGATTTACCAAAACAAAATAATATAAAAAATGCAATAGAAAACTATAAAGAGATATTGCTTCAAACTAGAACAAAAATCAAAGATTTAGAAGAACAAATAAAAGAGTTAAAAGGCAATTTACCCAATAAAAAAGATTATATTGAAACTCCTGAAACTATTGATATTAAAGAAAAAATGAAACTTTTAACCGATGAAAAACAAATTCAAATAGATATACAAAATCAACCTTGTTTTTTCCTAACGAACAAAGGACAAAAACAAATCATTAGAAATATTAAAATCAAAACAAAAGAGGCTTCAAAAGTTGACAGTATAATTATTACAGATAAAACTCAAACTTCCAGAGTTAAAAGGCTTACAAAAGATATTTATGATGAGTTAAAATCAACTCAAACTCCTTTTGTAGCAAAACTCAATGATACAACTTTAAACGTGGATCTATATAATACTGTAAAAGGTCAAGTAATAGGATTGAACTATTTTTCATCTATTAAAAATAATATAGAACCTAAAATATATGAAACAAAGATTTCTTTAATAAAAAATTATGAAGATAAAATCACTATTTCTAAAGGAGATTTGTTAGAAATAGAAAACCTTAAAGATAATACAAAAAAATATTATGTATTTAATGGAGGTGGAAAAATATCAGCTGGTAATAATAAATTGGTTTTAAAATCAATTAATACAAAAAATGAATTTCAAATAACTTTAAATAAAGATACAATTGCAAAAAAAGTGTTTATAAATTATCAAGGAGATATTTCCTATGAAGAGTTTAAGAAATAA
- the ribH gene encoding 6,7-dimethyl-8-ribityllumazine synthase translates to MKILEGKLRLKGDEKVAIINGRFNHIITDRLVEGAKDAFIRHGGDEKNLDLILVPGAFEIPFALEKALASGKYDAVCCVGAVIRGATPHFDYISAEATKGIATVTLKYGKPVSNGVLTTDTIEQAIERAGSKVGNKGAEAMVTIIEMLDLYSELGK, encoded by the coding sequence ATGAAGATTTTAGAAGGTAAATTAAGATTAAAAGGTGACGAAAAAGTTGCTATTATAAATGGAAGATTTAATCATATAATAACAGATAGATTGGTTGAAGGTGCAAAAGATGCTTTTATAAGACATGGTGGTGATGAAAAAAATTTAGATTTGATTTTAGTACCAGGAGCATTTGAAATTCCATTTGCTTTAGAAAAAGCGTTAGCATCAGGAAAATATGATGCAGTTTGTTGTGTTGGTGCAGTTATTAGAGGTGCAACTCCTCATTTTGATTATATTTCAGCAGAAGCAACAAAAGGAATAGCAACAGTTACATTAAAATATGGAAAACCTGTATCAAATGGGGTTTTAACAACAGATACTATTGAACAAGCAATTGAGAGAGCTGGAAGCAAAGTTGGAAACAAAGGTGCAGAGGCAATGGTTACAATTATTGAGATGTTAGATTTATATAGTGAATTAGGAAAATAA
- the pyrF gene encoding orotidine-5'-phosphate decarboxylase, producing the protein MKLCVSLDLPSAVENLALVEQIKDFDVWLKVGLRSYTRDGKNFLEDLKAINPSFKLFLDLKLYDIPNTMADAAQEIAQFGLVDMFNVHASSGKRAMQTVMQRIENIPNKPLVLAVTALTSFDNDEFKAVYNEDIKTKATKLAIDTFESGVDGVVCSAFESLDIKNSTSNEFITLCPGIRPFGEDSGDQKRVADIPFSKENQVDFIVVGRPIYKAQNPKEVVKKILDNI; encoded by the coding sequence GTGAAACTTTGTGTGTCTTTGGATTTGCCTAGTGCAGTAGAAAATTTAGCATTAGTTGAACAGATAAAAGATTTTGATGTTTGGTTAAAAGTTGGACTTAGAAGTTATACTAGAGATGGAAAAAATTTTTTAGAAGATTTAAAAGCTATAAATCCAAGTTTTAAACTCTTTTTGGATTTAAAGCTTTATGATATTCCAAATACAATGGCTGATGCAGCTCAAGAGATAGCTCAATTTGGGCTTGTAGATATGTTTAATGTTCATGCAAGTTCGGGAAAAAGAGCTATGCAAACAGTTATGCAAAGAATAGAAAATATTCCAAATAAACCTTTGGTTTTAGCTGTAACTGCACTTACTTCTTTTGATAATGATGAGTTTAAAGCAGTTTATAATGAAGATATTAAAACAAAAGCAACAAAACTTGCCATTGATACCTTTGAATCGGGTGTTGATGGTGTTGTTTGTTCTGCTTTTGAAAGTTTAGATATAAAAAATAGTACTTCAAATGAATTTATAACTTTATGTCCAGGGATAAGACCTTTTGGTGAAGATTCAGGAGATCAAAAAAGAGTTGCAGATATTCCCTTTTCAAAAGAGAATCAAGTTGATTTTATAGTTGTTGGAAGACCAATTTATAAAGCACAAAATCCTAAAGAGGTAGTAAAAAAGATTTTAGATAATATCTAA